Sequence from the Candidatus Margulisiibacteriota bacterium genome:
AAAATAATAAAATCCGCGCGGCCTGGAACGAGGAAGAAAGAGAATGGTATTTTTCAGTTGTCGATATCATTAAAGCTACGCTAGGCGATCCTAATCCATGCAATTATTGGAATGAAATATTAAAACCCAGGCTGAGGCAGGAAAAGTGTTCTGTGGTTGAGAATTGCAACCAGCTGAAAACCCAGGCGGAGGACGGCAAATTTTATAAAACTGATGTGGCCAGCACCGAGCAGCTTTTGCGAATGATACAGTCCGTTCCCTCGCCTAAAGCCGAGCCGTTCAAGCTTTGGCTGGCTATGGTCGGCGCGGAGCGCATGAAAGAAGCCATCGCTCTGGAGCTGACTATAAGCCGCGCGCTGACGACGTACTTAAAAGAAGGCCATAACGGCGAGTTGATCATCAAGAAAGTGCAGAAAATGCAAAAGGATCAAGAACTACCGCTTGAACGCCAGGCCAAAGACCAAAAGCCAGGTTTAAAGTATGCCCTTTTGTCGAACGAGATAGCTAGAGCTTGCTTGTCTGCCGAAGAACATAAAAAATGCAAAAGTTTGAGAAAAGATAACCAGAGCGGCAACATGAAAACTCTGGATAAATTGTTAAGCAAGTTGTCGGAAACCACAATGACCACATTATCCAGGAGGCTCACTTATAATAATGTCCTGCAGATACTGAACAGAGATGCCAACATTAACAGCGGCGCTGATGAAAGACCGGAAGAGATCGGCGGTGAGAAATCGCCTATTACACACGAAGGTGTTGTGGATTTCACCAAAGTTTTGGGCGCGATCATTGACAGCGTAGACGAGGATAAAAAAAATAAAAAAAGCCAAAAAGCCAGACGCTAAATTTTCCGGCGTTCGACTTGTCTTACCCCTGAATTTTGTGCTTTAATTGGACTATGGATGGGGCTTCCGTAGTAGCGGCGCTGATTGTCGTTTGTTTTTTTGTCACAATGGACTTTCGGCTGTTTCAGCCGAAAAACCCTATGCGTGACACGACGATTTTCACTAGCCCGGCAACCAGTGCGTTGCCGGCGCAATCCGCGCCAACTCCTCAGGCCGCTCAGCCGGCTGTTTCGCCGCCCGACGCGCAGGCTGTGCCGGATTATTCCGCTTTTACTTATCAATTTGTGGGATATGACCGCATGGACGCGCTGATCCGCAAGTACAATGCTGATCTCTCTCAGCTGGAAGTGGATAAGATCAAGATGTCGATCAATTTATACAGCCGCGAAAAAAATATTGATCCGCGTTTGACGCTGGCGTTAATGGCGCGCGAGTCGCGTTTTGATCCTTTGGCCGTGTCGTCCAGCGGCGCGGTGGGGCTGGGGCAGATCATGCCGATGAATTACGAGGAATTGGGCATTTCCAATCCCAACGACATTGACCAAAATGTGCGCGGCACTATTTATTATTTTCGCCAAAAGCTTGACGAGTGGTCTGGCAATTCGCGGCAGCTGGAATTAGGCCTGGCTTCGTACCTGCGCGGCAGCGGTGATATTCGCCGCACCAATGAACAGCTTGACGCGCACGCCCAGTCTTACGTCGACGAGATTTTGCGTATCCGCGCGTCAGTATAATTATTCTTTCATTCTTTAGATTATCTTTTAAATCGGCGGGCGAGTTCGTCGCGTCCCAGATACGTAATCGTAGGCCGGCCGTGCGGGCAGGTCTGATAATTTGGCAGCGCCATTAGGTCAGAGATAAGTTTTTGCATTTCCAGCATGGTCAGCAGATCACCGTCTTTGACCGCGGCTTTGCAGGCCATGGTGTAAAGCAAATAGTCTTCGCGCTCCGGCAGGCTGCGTCCGCCAGCGGCCTCGCTCAGATCTTCCAGCGTTCCGCGGAAAAACTGCTCGACAGGATTTTTAAGCTCGACCAGCGGTATGGCGCGCAGCAGTATCGTGCCGTCGAGATCCTGCCATTCAAAGCCAAATTGCCGCAAAGTTTCGGCGTTCTCCAGCAGAACTTTGTTTAAATTCTGTCCCAGCTCGATGCTTTGCGGGACAAGCAAAAGCTGTTTGTCGCGCCGCCGTTCAGCGGTTTTCAGGCGCTCATAGATCACCCGTTCGTGCGCGGCGTGCTGATCGATGAGCAGCAGGTCTTCGCCGTCGAGCGCGATGATAAACAGGCGGTTGGCCTGGCCGAGTATGCGCAGAGAATGTGAATTGCTGGTCGGAAAAACTGCCGCGGCAGGCCGTAATGACATTGTATACGCATTGTCATATTCGGGTATATTAGCGGCGTTTGCCGGTCGGGAATACTGCAAATTTAATTCCGGCGCGTTTGTGTATTGCTCTGCGGGCACAGCGCTTTCGGCGCGCTCAACGCCGCCGCCTGTTAAGCTCGAGTGATACGCCTGACGCACCGCCGCGCGCACCGCTTCAAAAACCTTGTTGCTCTCCGCAAAACGCACCTCGCGTTTAGCGGGATGCACATTGACGTCGACCTGCTCATAGGCGATCTTGATAAATAAAACCGCGTAAGGATATTTGCCGCCGTAC
This genomic interval carries:
- a CDS encoding Bro-N domain-containing protein, with amino-acid sequence MPKKRKTRQPFENNKIRAAWNEEEREWYFSVVDIIKATLGDPNPCNYWNEILKPRLRQEKCSVVENCNQLKTQAEDGKFYKTDVASTEQLLRMIQSVPSPKAEPFKLWLAMVGAERMKEAIALELTISRALTTYLKEGHNGELIIKKVQKMQKDQELPLERQAKDQKPGLKYALLSNEIARACLSAEEHKKCKSLRKDNQSGNMKTLDKLLSKLSETTMTTLSRRLTYNNVLQILNRDANINSGADERPEEIGGEKSPITHEGVVDFTKVLGAIIDSVDEDKKNKKSQKARR
- a CDS encoding transglycosylase SLT domain-containing protein, encoding MDGASVVAALIVVCFFVTMDFRLFQPKNPMRDTTIFTSPATSALPAQSAPTPQAAQPAVSPPDAQAVPDYSAFTYQFVGYDRMDALIRKYNADLSQLEVDKIKMSINLYSREKNIDPRLTLALMARESRFDPLAVSSSGAVGLGQIMPMNYEELGISNPNDIDQNVRGTIYYFRQKLDEWSGNSRQLELGLASYLRGSGDIRRTNEQLDAHAQSYVDEILRIRASV
- the mutL gene encoding DNA mismatch repair endonuclease MutL is translated as MSRIELLDQNLINQIAAGEVIERPVSVVKELVENALDAGATRVTIEIADGGKRLIKVSDNGAGMDEADLAKCVVRHATSKLKTPEDLFRITTMGFRGEALPSIASVSNTQIISKPQGSAQPHACCLHLQGSAVDRLEKVSAPEGTTVLVEDLFASVPARLKFLKSAGTEKSHIRDYLGKLMLSRADVAYTFISDGETALVTQGGQLGGSDGALRNAIGAVYGSRAAKSLRQVDLTLEDFAVSGYVSDPAVVTGSRSGQAFFVNNRYIVSPLLNKAVDAAVSDLVYGGKYPYAVLFIKIAYEQVDVNVHPAKREVRFAESNKVFEAVRAAVRQAYHSSLTGGGVERAESAVPAEQYTNAPELNLQYSRPANAANIPEYDNAYTMSLRPAAAVFPTSNSHSLRILGQANRLFIIALDGEDLLLIDQHAAHERVIYERLKTAERRRDKQLLLVPQSIELGQNLNKVLLENAETLRQFGFEWQDLDGTILLRAIPLVELKNPVEQFFRGTLEDLSEAAGGRSLPEREDYLLYTMACKAAVKDGDLLTMLEMQKLISDLMALPNYQTCPHGRPTITYLGRDELARRFKR